A genome region from Deltaproteobacteria bacterium HGW-Deltaproteobacteria-2 includes the following:
- a CDS encoding nitronate monooxygenase, with the protein MFQTKITEMLKIKYPIIGGTMMWISSADFVAAISNAGGLGCIASCMYKTREAFAEALDRIRELTDKPFAVNINFFPTMQPIDNNEYLDVLLEKGVKIVETSGHSAPEDMCNRFKKAGLVWIHKCVGVRYAQKAESLGADIITVVGQENGGATGKLDIGTMVLVPRVVESLKIPVIGGGGVATGESFLAVLALGAQAVIIGTRLLMTKEAPLHDNLKNALIKASELDTMLIMRSLEATHRVWISPAAQRCLELENTHGDIMEVLQIVSGERAKKMYHDGDLGAGIISCGQDVGLCHDIPTVKELFDRIIAQASVVAKRLAA; encoded by the coding sequence ATGTTCCAGACGAAGATTACGGAAATGCTAAAGATTAAATACCCGATTATTGGCGGGACTATGATGTGGATTTCATCAGCGGATTTTGTAGCGGCTATTTCCAATGCCGGTGGTTTGGGTTGCATTGCCTCTTGCATGTACAAAACCAGAGAAGCGTTTGCCGAAGCACTTGATCGCATCCGCGAATTGACAGACAAACCTTTCGCGGTAAATATCAACTTTTTCCCGACCATGCAACCAATTGATAATAATGAATACCTGGATGTGTTACTGGAAAAAGGCGTAAAAATCGTTGAGACCTCGGGACACTCAGCACCGGAAGATATGTGCAACCGTTTTAAAAAAGCCGGCCTGGTGTGGATTCACAAATGCGTCGGTGTTCGTTATGCGCAAAAAGCGGAAAGTCTCGGCGCCGATATTATTACGGTTGTTGGTCAGGAAAACGGCGGTGCTACGGGTAAGCTTGATATCGGGACAATGGTTTTAGTTCCAAGAGTTGTGGAAAGTTTAAAAATTCCGGTTATTGGCGGCGGCGGTGTTGCTACCGGCGAATCATTTCTTGCCGTGTTGGCTTTGGGAGCACAGGCTGTTATCATCGGCACACGCTTATTGATGACAAAAGAAGCTCCCCTTCATGACAATTTAAAGAACGCTCTCATAAAGGCCAGTGAATTGGATACGATGCTCATTATGCGTTCACTGGAAGCAACACACAGGGTATGGATTAGTCCGGCGGCGCAGAGATGTCTCGAGCTCGAAAACACCCATGGTGATATTATGGAAGTTCTGCAAATCGTTTCCGGTGAAAGAGCAAAGAAAATGTATCATGACGGAGATCTGGGCGCGGGTATCATTTCGTGCGGCCAGGATGTCGGTCTTTGCCATGATATCCCTACTGTTAAGGAACTTTTCGACCGCATCATCGCTCAGGCGTCTGTGGTAGCTAAAAGACTGGCCGCATAG
- a CDS encoding TetR/AcrR family transcriptional regulator, with protein MNKKYLIKSNIKKTNKNNFLPKNTSHLNIKTDSSLKSLLCRNDKIDAPKDQKQLSIPPGHLKISKAMISLLKKKNFDVITWAEIANTAGVNEALIYKYFKDKRNLLHYVLQEYSSDFVKILRKDLDHTKGTFNKIKTFISSTLNYYQDTPVFAKILIIEIRNFPAFFTGETYELIREYADILLDILEEGIKHGEIRSDISPRHIRQIIIGAIEHLCLPKIIFGTKIKTKEYTEEICQLVFDGIAKQAKTGSRKKVCKKAEDSH; from the coding sequence ATGAATAAGAAATATCTTATTAAGTCGAACATCAAAAAAACAAACAAAAATAATTTCTTACCCAAAAACACTTCTCATTTAAATATAAAAACAGATTCGTCGTTAAAATCTTTGTTATGCAGAAATGATAAGATAGACGCACCAAAAGATCAGAAGCAATTATCAATCCCGCCGGGACATCTTAAGATTTCCAAAGCAATGATTTCTCTTTTGAAGAAGAAAAATTTTGATGTCATTACCTGGGCGGAAATTGCCAACACCGCCGGAGTCAATGAGGCTTTAATTTACAAGTATTTTAAAGATAAACGAAATTTACTGCATTATGTTCTACAGGAATATTCCTCGGACTTCGTGAAAATTCTCCGCAAGGACCTTGATCATACCAAAGGAACATTTAATAAAATTAAAACATTCATTTCTTCGACCTTGAATTACTATCAGGATACACCGGTCTTTGCAAAAATTCTGATAATTGAAATACGCAATTTCCCGGCATTTTTTACCGGTGAAACTTACGAACTGATCAGAGAATATGCGGATATTTTATTGGATATTCTTGAAGAAGGAATAAAACACGGAGAAATACGTTCGGACATATCTCCCCGTCACATTCGCCAGATAATCATCGGCGCCATTGAACATCTGTGTTTGCCTAAAATAATATTTGGAACCAAAATAAAAACCAAAGAATACACTGAAGAAATCTGTCAATTAGTTTTTGATGGCATTGCCAAACAAGCAAAGACGGGATCAAGAAAAAAAGTCTGCAAAAAAGCCGAGGATTCTCATTAA
- a CDS encoding 3-hydroxyacyl-CoA dehydrogenase, with translation MNVQGSTVIVTGGASGLGEACVRNLLSGGAKIAIFDFAVERGEKMAAELGKDVIFAKTDVTDEAAVQGAIYKTMEAFGTINIAINCAGGATPMKVLSKKGPMPLAAFNRTIQINLVGTFNVIRLVVEQMVKNVPDADGEKGVIINTASVAAFDGQIGQADYSASKGGIVAMTLPIARECADYGIRVMTIAPGLFDTPLLHSLPEAARESLGKMVPFPQRLGQPAEFATLVRHIIENRMLNGEVIRLDGAIRMAAR, from the coding sequence ATGAACGTACAAGGCAGTACTGTAATTGTAACCGGTGGCGCTTCGGGGCTGGGAGAGGCTTGCGTTAGGAACCTGCTTTCCGGCGGAGCAAAAATCGCCATCTTCGATTTTGCCGTTGAAAGAGGCGAAAAAATGGCCGCCGAGTTAGGCAAAGACGTTATCTTTGCCAAAACGGATGTGACTGATGAAGCAGCTGTTCAGGGAGCCATCTACAAAACCATGGAAGCCTTCGGCACCATTAACATCGCCATCAACTGTGCGGGAGGAGCCACTCCCATGAAAGTTTTATCCAAAAAAGGTCCCATGCCTCTGGCCGCCTTTAACAGGACTATCCAGATAAATCTTGTCGGCACATTCAATGTCATCAGGCTGGTTGTGGAACAAATGGTTAAAAACGTTCCTGACGCGGATGGAGAAAAAGGCGTCATCATCAACACTGCTTCTGTTGCTGCTTTTGACGGTCAGATCGGTCAGGCAGACTACAGTGCTTCCAAAGGCGGCATTGTGGCTATGACCTTGCCGATTGCCAGGGAATGCGCGGATTATGGAATTAGGGTAATGACTATTGCTCCCGGACTCTTTGATACACCGCTACTGCATAGTCTGCCGGAAGCGGCACGCGAGTCCCTGGGGAAAATGGTACCTTTCCCCCAGAGATTGGGACAGCCGGCAGAGTTTGCAACTCTTGTCAGACATATTATCGAAAATCGCATGTTGAACGGTGAAGTGATCAGGCTTGATGGGGCCATTCGGATGGCTGCCCGATAG
- a CDS encoding exodeoxyribonuclease VII large subunit: MEEILTVSQLNNNIKFLLEETFGFLWVEGEVSNLRRPQSGHVYFTLKDDKSQINAVFFRQFGTYKRKINFELEEGLKVLCRARLNVYLPRGEYQLVIESVEPLGIGALQKAFEQLKVRLSAEGLFDERYKKSLPFLPHKIGVVTSPTGAVVKDILNITKRRFPVADILIAPVRVQGDEAAAEIIQALRNLHSHGSVDVIVIARGGGSLEDIAPFNDEALAREIFNSSIPIVSAVGHETDFTICDFVADLRAPTPSAAAELIVPEWMELIAKNHTFKQRLIDGYCRYLKKRKDRVVEFQERLKDPRRLIINLQIQLDYLRERLRAALYQKKQDLYNDLRQLNLRMQHQNPARQIYEKKILLKNVQENMVKSFSYRLAAIRDLIRKNSAVLESLSPLSVLQRGYSITRSTANGMIVRQVEALSIGEDVNVQLAKGNFNAKIEKISQE; this comes from the coding sequence ATGGAAGAAATTCTTACGGTTTCGCAACTAAATAATAATATTAAATTTCTCCTGGAAGAAACATTCGGGTTTCTGTGGGTGGAAGGTGAAGTTTCCAATCTGCGGCGACCGCAATCAGGACACGTTTATTTCACTTTAAAGGATGATAAAAGTCAGATTAATGCGGTTTTTTTTCGCCAATTCGGTACCTATAAAAGGAAAATTAATTTCGAATTGGAAGAAGGTCTAAAAGTTTTGTGCCGGGCGCGGTTGAATGTCTATCTGCCACGCGGAGAATATCAACTTGTAATTGAATCAGTGGAGCCTCTTGGTATCGGCGCTTTGCAAAAGGCGTTTGAGCAATTGAAAGTCAGGCTTTCAGCGGAAGGGTTGTTTGATGAACGCTATAAAAAAAGTCTTCCCTTTCTACCCCATAAAATCGGTGTGGTGACTTCGCCTACCGGTGCGGTGGTTAAAGATATTTTAAATATAACCAAAAGACGTTTTCCCGTGGCGGATATATTAATTGCTCCGGTGCGGGTGCAGGGCGATGAAGCAGCAGCCGAAATAATTCAAGCTCTGCGCAACTTACATTCTCATGGTAGTGTTGACGTGATTGTTATTGCCCGTGGCGGCGGTTCCCTGGAAGATATCGCTCCTTTCAATGATGAAGCTCTGGCACGTGAAATTTTCAATTCGTCAATACCCATAGTTTCTGCGGTTGGCCATGAAACCGATTTTACAATTTGTGATTTTGTGGCGGATTTGCGCGCGCCCACACCGTCTGCCGCGGCGGAATTGATTGTGCCGGAATGGATGGAATTAATAGCAAAAAATCATACTTTTAAACAAAGACTGATAGACGGTTATTGCCGCTACCTGAAAAAAAGAAAAGATAGGGTTGTCGAATTTCAGGAAAGGCTCAAAGATCCACGTCGTCTTATAATTAATTTACAAATTCAACTGGATTACCTTAGAGAAAGGCTTCGGGCGGCTCTATATCAAAAAAAACAAGATCTATATAATGATCTTCGGCAATTGAATCTGCGAATGCAGCATCAAAATCCGGCAAGGCAGATCTATGAAAAAAAAATCTTATTGAAAAACGTTCAGGAGAATATGGTAAAAAGTTTTTCATATCGCCTGGCAGCAATTCGTGACCTGATTCGGAAGAACTCGGCTGTTTTGGAATCTTTGAGCCCTCTGTCCGTTTTGCAGAGAGGGTACAGCATCACACGCAGCACGGCCAACGGGATGATCGTTAGGCAGGTGGAGGCTCTAAGTATAGGCGAGGACGTTAATGTCCAATTGGCAAAGGGTAATTTTAACGCTAAAATAGAAAAAATATCTCAGGAGTAA
- a CDS encoding 4Fe-4S ferredoxin, with protein sequence MSDDAYTLLRQFLDQFPLGFPATASGVEMKILKKLFSEEEARVAVLLTPFPENVQSIAKRTGMEADYLGKTLERMSLKGLVFRSKRQGETLYNTAPFMVGIYEYSVGKLDSELAALYKEYYETAYQKEMGASNVPGFKAVPVGKNISPDISVLPYQFIEDEIRAATSIAVAPCICRKEAHINGEGCNHELETCLSFGAAAEYYIGNGIGRRIDTNEALNILKCADEAGLVHACTNVKHLANICNCCPCCCASLKGIAGKGLLREKFFNPLYEPIIDATSCTSCSTCIDRCPVAAIEIADIPAINRDRCLGCGLCATACPSASISMIPREDRHEPYNRMIELGFAILTKKHEGGIT encoded by the coding sequence ATGTCAGATGACGCATACACATTATTGAGGCAATTTCTTGACCAGTTTCCGCTGGGATTTCCCGCGACCGCGTCCGGCGTTGAAATGAAAATTCTCAAAAAGCTTTTCTCCGAAGAGGAGGCCCGGGTTGCCGTGCTTCTCACACCGTTTCCTGAAAATGTTCAGAGCATTGCGAAACGCACTGGCATGGAAGCGGACTATCTTGGAAAAACGCTTGAACGCATGTCGTTAAAAGGCCTCGTATTCCGCTCGAAACGGCAAGGTGAAACGTTATATAACACCGCGCCTTTTATGGTTGGCATATATGAATATTCTGTCGGCAAACTGGATAGTGAGTTGGCCGCGTTGTATAAGGAATATTACGAGACTGCGTATCAAAAAGAAATGGGTGCCAGCAATGTTCCCGGGTTTAAAGCGGTCCCTGTAGGGAAAAACATATCGCCGGACATCTCGGTTTTGCCATATCAATTTATCGAGGATGAAATACGCGCGGCTACCAGCATCGCAGTAGCACCCTGCATATGCCGCAAGGAAGCACACATTAACGGCGAAGGATGCAACCATGAACTTGAGACCTGCCTTAGTTTCGGCGCCGCAGCGGAATATTACATCGGAAACGGCATCGGCAGAAGAATTGATACAAACGAGGCACTGAATATTCTCAAGTGCGCGGACGAAGCCGGGCTGGTACATGCCTGTACCAATGTCAAACACCTTGCCAATATATGCAACTGCTGTCCCTGCTGCTGCGCCTCGTTGAAAGGAATAGCGGGCAAGGGACTTTTACGTGAAAAATTTTTTAATCCTTTGTATGAACCGATCATAGACGCTACCTCTTGCACCTCCTGTTCAACATGCATTGACAGATGCCCTGTCGCAGCCATTGAGATTGCTGACATACCCGCCATTAATCGCGATAGATGCCTGGGTTGTGGATTGTGCGCAACGGCGTGTCCGTCGGCATCGATTTCTATGATCCCCAGGGAAGACAGGCATGAACCTTATAACAGGATGATTGAATTGGGATTTGCAATTTTAACGAAAAAACATGAAGGCGGAATCACTTGA
- the dxs gene encoding 1-deoxy-D-xylulose-5-phosphate synthase, producing MVRQLKTVKYSVLQKIEYPADIRKLNIVELNTLAQEIRSLIINTVATSGGHLASSLGTVELTLALHYVFNTPRDKIVWDVGHQSYTHKIITGRKDRFPTLRKQNGLSGFPRREESVYDAFNVGHSGTSISAASGFTEAGSLKGDSKKIIAVIGDGSMTTGMAFEGLNWAGDREKNMIVVLNDNEMSISPNVGALSSYLNRLMTGNALTKLRINTKKLLIKIPGIGKYIVRFIHQIEESWKTFFVPGALFEEMGFTYVGPLEGHRLNHLIKNFENVRGFPGPVLVHVITKKGKGYEFAEEDPLGFHGVAPFDVETGQAISSPTDIPSYTKVFGQTIVKLAQADSRIVAITAAMCEGTGLNQFCKEFSERFYDVGIAEQHAVTFAAGLAAEGIIPVVAIYSTFLQRAYDQIVSDVCMQKLPVIFAIDRGGLVGEDGATHQGLLDYSYLRSIPNIVVMAPKDENELQHMLKTAVDCGSPVSLRYPRGKGVGVTLDNELKNLEIGKGEVLKDGSDLAIIAIGSTVNPALAAAEKLLVEGFKIKVINARFVRPLDEELILKTATTINKIITLEENMLQGGFGSAVLELLAEKGFTDIVVKRLGIPDEFVEHATQAEQRHKYGLDEEGIILAVRDFLKKSQN from the coding sequence TTGGTAAGACAACTAAAAACAGTAAAATACAGTGTTTTGCAAAAAATAGAATATCCTGCGGATATCCGCAAACTCAATATAGTTGAGCTAAATACTCTGGCGCAGGAAATCAGAAGCCTGATAATTAATACAGTTGCAACTTCCGGCGGTCATTTGGCTTCATCTTTGGGAACGGTGGAACTGACTCTGGCTCTTCATTATGTTTTCAATACGCCGCGCGATAAAATCGTCTGGGATGTCGGCCATCAATCTTATACGCATAAAATTATCACCGGACGCAAAGACAGATTTCCAACTTTACGTAAACAAAACGGCCTCAGCGGATTTCCCAGAAGAGAAGAAAGTGTCTATGATGCTTTTAATGTCGGGCATAGCGGAACCTCAATTTCTGCAGCGTCCGGCTTTACCGAAGCCGGAAGTTTAAAAGGTGATAGCAAAAAAATAATAGCTGTTATCGGTGATGGCTCCATGACTACAGGAATGGCTTTCGAAGGCTTGAACTGGGCCGGCGATCGTGAGAAAAACATGATTGTAGTTTTAAATGACAACGAAATGTCCATTTCCCCGAACGTAGGCGCGTTGTCTTCTTATTTAAACCGCCTGATGACCGGCAATGCTTTAACTAAACTTAGAATCAACACAAAAAAGTTATTAATAAAGATTCCGGGTATTGGCAAATATATAGTCCGATTTATTCATCAGATAGAAGAATCATGGAAAACATTTTTTGTCCCCGGAGCGCTTTTCGAAGAAATGGGCTTTACTTATGTGGGGCCGCTGGAGGGACACCGGCTTAATCATCTTATTAAAAATTTTGAGAATGTCAGGGGATTTCCCGGACCTGTGCTTGTTCATGTAATCACCAAAAAAGGTAAGGGTTACGAATTTGCAGAAGAAGATCCGCTGGGCTTTCACGGGGTGGCTCCTTTTGATGTGGAAACCGGTCAGGCTATTTCTTCGCCAACAGATATTCCATCTTATACGAAAGTGTTTGGTCAGACCATTGTCAAACTCGCGCAGGCCGATTCCCGTATTGTGGCTATTACCGCCGCGATGTGTGAGGGCACCGGACTGAATCAGTTCTGCAAGGAATTTTCTGAACGTTTTTATGATGTGGGCATTGCGGAACAGCACGCGGTTACCTTTGCCGCAGGTCTGGCGGCGGAAGGTATTATTCCTGTGGTTGCCATTTATTCGACTTTTCTGCAGAGAGCCTACGATCAGATTGTAAGTGACGTGTGTATGCAAAAGTTGCCGGTTATTTTTGCCATTGACCGCGGTGGTCTTGTCGGCGAAGACGGCGCCACTCATCAGGGGCTTCTGGATTATTCATATTTGCGTTCCATTCCTAATATTGTTGTCATGGCTCCTAAAGATGAAAATGAGCTGCAGCACATGCTCAAGACGGCAGTTGATTGCGGATCTCCTGTATCGCTACGTTATCCACGTGGAAAAGGAGTGGGTGTAACTCTGGATAATGAACTCAAAAATCTGGAGATCGGGAAAGGTGAAGTACTTAAAGACGGGTCTGATTTGGCCATTATTGCGATCGGATCAACGGTCAATCCTGCTTTGGCCGCGGCAGAAAAACTCTTAGTGGAAGGATTCAAGATCAAGGTTATTAATGCCCGTTTTGTCAGACCCCTTGACGAAGAACTGATTCTGAAAACAGCAACGACGATTAATAAAATTATTACGCTTGAAGAAAATATGCTTCAGGGCGGTTTTGGCAGTGCTGTTCTGGAATTATTAGCAGAGAAAGGCTTCACGGACATTGTGGTAAAACGATTGGGCATTCCCGATGAGTTTGTCGAACATGCAACTCAGGCCGAGCAGCGTCACAAATACGGCCTTGATGAAGAAGGCATTATTCTGGCTGTAAGAGATTTTTTGAAAAAATCCCAAAACTGA
- a CDS encoding polyprenyl synthetase translates to MENEVFLKAYLQDRQKIIEEALEHYLPGEDNIPADIYKAVRYSVFNGGKRLRPILCLAAAEAVSGDLGPAIPVACALELIHSYSLIHDDLPAMDNDDFRRGKPTCHKVFGEDIAILAGDALLTEAFVLLSRAEKVRLSAERHLAVIQEIAQAAGICGMVGGQALDVLSGKFTPDEKTLREIHRRKTGALIVAAVKSGAIISNAGKDKIQALAEYGINVGLAFQIADDILNVEGDRDLMGKETGSDAAHGKLTYPSLMGLDVAKEKLAKHIDAAEVSLSEFDERARPLLLIARFVMERKS, encoded by the coding sequence ATTGAAAACGAGGTATTCTTAAAAGCGTACCTGCAGGATAGGCAAAAGATTATAGAAGAAGCGTTGGAACATTATCTCCCCGGCGAAGACAATATACCGGCTGACATATATAAGGCGGTTCGCTACAGTGTTTTTAACGGAGGAAAGCGGCTTCGGCCGATTCTTTGCCTGGCGGCGGCGGAGGCAGTCAGTGGAGATCTTGGGCCGGCCATACCGGTTGCCTGCGCTTTGGAATTAATTCACTCCTACTCTCTTATTCATGACGATTTGCCCGCAATGGATAATGATGATTTCCGGCGCGGCAAGCCTACCTGTCACAAAGTTTTCGGAGAAGACATAGCTATTCTCGCCGGTGATGCTCTGCTTACGGAAGCATTTGTTCTTTTATCCCGCGCGGAAAAAGTAAGGCTGTCTGCGGAAAGACATTTAGCGGTCATTCAGGAAATTGCCCAGGCTGCCGGAATTTGCGGTATGGTTGGTGGACAGGCTCTGGATGTATTGTCGGGAAAATTTACGCCTGACGAAAAAACACTTCGTGAAATTCACCGGCGTAAAACGGGAGCGTTGATTGTTGCAGCGGTAAAATCAGGAGCTATTATTTCCAATGCCGGAAAAGATAAGATTCAGGCGTTGGCTGAATATGGGATAAATGTTGGTTTAGCTTTTCAGATAGCGGATGATATTTTAAATGTGGAGGGCGACCGCGATTTAATGGGCAAAGAAACAGGCAGCGACGCCGCTCATGGTAAACTTACCTATCCATCTTTAATGGGATTGGATGTGGCTAAAGAAAAATTGGCAAAACATATAGACGCGGCAGAAGTGAGTCTCTCCGAGTTTGATGAAAGAGCGCGTCCGCTGCTTTTAATTGCGCGCTTTGTAATGGAAAGAAAATCTTAG
- a CDS encoding SAM-dependent methyltransferase, translating to MVKWDAEAYKESSHQQFKWGLELLDKLALKGNESVLDIGCGDGKLTIEIAKRVPDGNVVGIDNSEEMLNFARKNFPKDRYPNVDWQLMDATEIDFNNEFDIAYSNAVLHWIKDHVAVLRGVKNSLKPNGKILFQMAGKGNALNAAQVLVDVISKEKWSKYFIYGVSSTLSYYGTDDYRVWLKDLGFVEKRVELFPKDASFQGREGMRGNIKSVWMTFTDMIPEHLRDQFIEELIDGFDERSPKDELGNYHIDMMRLEVEAGKT from the coding sequence ATGGTAAAATGGGATGCTGAAGCTTATAAAGAATCGTCACATCAGCAGTTTAAATGGGGGCTTGAGCTTTTAGATAAGCTGGCGCTTAAAGGAAACGAGAGCGTTCTGGACATAGGATGCGGTGATGGAAAGCTGACGATAGAAATCGCGAAAAGGGTGCCGGATGGAAATGTTGTCGGCATTGATAATTCGGAAGAAATGCTCAACTTTGCCAGAAAAAATTTCCCGAAAGATAGATATCCGAACGTTGACTGGCAGCTTATGGATGCCACCGAAATAGATTTTAATAATGAATTCGACATAGCTTATTCCAACGCAGTGCTCCACTGGATAAAGGATCACGTTGCCGTGCTTCGGGGAGTGAAAAATAGTTTAAAACCGAACGGCAAGATATTATTTCAGATGGCGGGTAAGGGAAACGCGCTTAATGCGGCTCAGGTATTAGTTGATGTAATATCAAAAGAGAAGTGGAGCAAATATTTTATCTATGGCGTTTCATCAACTCTTAGTTATTACGGAACTGATGATTACCGCGTCTGGCTAAAAGATCTCGGGTTCGTTGAAAAACGTGTGGAGCTTTTTCCCAAGGATGCGTCTTTTCAAGGAAGGGAGGGAATGAGAGGAAACATTAAATCGGTGTGGATGACTTTTACGGATATGATACCTGAACATCTTCGCGATCAATTCATTGAAGAATTAATTGATGGATTTGATGAAAGATCCCCGAAGGATGAGCTGGGGAATTATCATATAGACATGATGCGTCTTGAGGTCGAAGCCGGCAAGACTTAA
- a CDS encoding TlyA family rRNA (cytidine-2'-O)-methyltransferase: MAAKKIRLDKLLLDRGMSPTIERARALILARAVKVNDAYPDKAGELVPIDSEIHIKGEDNPYVSRGGLKLAGALKEFNLNVENIVALDVGASTGGFTDCLLQAGAKKVYALDVAYGQLAWKLREDKRVVVIERTNVRYYDGADLDEQIDLAVIDASFISLKIVLPAVVKLLGNKGQIMALIKPQFEVAKEEVGKGGIVQDPAIHDRVVQDISEFCESLGFEIEGTCASPILGPAGNREFFILARKKEQNGN; encoded by the coding sequence ATGGCCGCCAAAAAGATTCGTTTGGATAAATTGCTTCTTGATCGCGGAATGTCGCCCACGATAGAGCGAGCCCGTGCGCTGATTTTGGCCCGCGCTGTGAAAGTTAATGACGCCTATCCGGATAAAGCGGGAGAGCTTGTTCCGATTGACTCAGAAATTCATATAAAAGGTGAAGACAATCCTTATGTGAGCCGAGGCGGATTGAAGTTAGCGGGAGCCCTGAAAGAGTTTAACTTGAATGTTGAAAATATTGTTGCCCTTGACGTAGGAGCCTCCACCGGAGGTTTTACGGACTGCCTTTTGCAGGCGGGTGCAAAAAAAGTCTACGCTCTGGATGTCGCCTACGGTCAGTTGGCCTGGAAGTTGCGCGAAGACAAGCGGGTGGTTGTAATCGAACGCACCAATGTCCGGTACTATGACGGCGCTGATCTGGACGAGCAAATTGATCTGGCCGTAATTGATGCTTCCTTTATTTCTCTGAAAATTGTTCTTCCTGCCGTTGTGAAATTGCTTGGCAATAAAGGGCAGATTATGGCGTTGATTAAACCGCAGTTTGAAGTCGCAAAAGAAGAAGTAGGCAAGGGAGGCATAGTGCAAGATCCCGCTATCCATGATCGCGTAGTGCAGGATATCAGCGAATTTTGCGAGTCTCTTGGTTTCGAAATTGAAGGAACTTGCGCGTCACCAATTTTAGGTCCGGCGGGCAACAGAGAGTTTTTTATTCTGGCGCGAAAGAAAGAACAGAATGGAAATTAA
- the xseB gene encoding exodeoxyribonuclease VII small subunit: MAKEKFEDALEKLEDIVKKMEAGDIPLDEALKSFEEGIRLIRFCSAKLEETERRVEVLLGKEESLKVKNFQGEDGD, translated from the coding sequence ATGGCAAAAGAAAAATTTGAAGATGCTCTGGAAAAACTCGAAGATATAGTGAAGAAAATGGAAGCCGGCGATATACCGTTGGATGAAGCCTTGAAATCTTTTGAAGAAGGGATAAGGCTTATTCGTTTTTGTTCAGCCAAATTAGAGGAGACTGAGCGGCGTGTCGAAGTGCTCCTGGGAAAAGAAGAGTCCTTAAAAGTAAAAAATTTTCAGGGGGAAGACGGTGATTGA
- a CDS encoding esterase: protein MLHGAVENGKICYSDSGRAGLGPYLARYGYDVYVGDLRGRGQSTPHVNANSKYGQTEAITEDIPAFIEKIISLRGNVPQRFVCHSWGGVLTSSTLVRFPKYRELVKSIVYLGAKRRICVFNMDRLFQINHVYCRLGRELVKKHGYFPSTKLGLGDDESAGIRHGTDAWIWSLKWVDTTDGFDYGEAAKKVHLPPTLYMAAIDDPCLGHHKDVWNFMMESGDHVKDFMVLSKKNGNLHDYNHVSMMTHKDAPLDHFPKVLEWLTKY from the coding sequence ATGCTGCATGGCGCGGTGGAAAACGGAAAGATCTGTTATTCTGATTCGGGACGTGCCGGACTTGGTCCCTATCTGGCCAGATACGGCTACGATGTTTACGTAGGTGACCTGCGCGGCAGGGGCCAAAGTACCCCTCATGTTAATGCCAATTCAAAATATGGCCAAACCGAGGCAATTACCGAGGACATACCCGCATTTATCGAAAAAATAATATCTCTCCGCGGCAATGTTCCCCAACGCTTTGTGTGCCATTCATGGGGTGGAGTATTAACCTCCTCGACCTTAGTGCGCTTTCCAAAATACAGGGAGCTCGTGAAATCAATAGTATATCTCGGGGCAAAACGCAGGATATGTGTCTTTAACATGGACCGTCTTTTTCAAATCAACCATGTTTATTGCCGGCTCGGTAGAGAATTAGTAAAGAAACATGGATATTTCCCTTCCACCAAGCTGGGACTGGGTGACGATGAATCGGCGGGAATACGGCATGGCACAGATGCCTGGATATGGTCACTGAAGTGGGTCGATACTACCGATGGGTTTGATTACGGTGAGGCGGCAAAAAAGGTTCATCTCCCTCCGACACTCTACATGGCAGCAATCGATGACCCATGCCTGGGCCATCATAAGGATGTTTGGAATTTTATGATGGAATCAGGTGATCACGTAAAAGACTTTATGGTACTCAGCAAAAAAAACGGCAACCTGCACGATTACAACCATGTCTCCATGATGACGCACAAAGACGCTCCGTTGGATCACTTTCCTAAGGTATTGGAATGGCTCACAAAATATTGA